One window of Triticum dicoccoides isolate Atlit2015 ecotype Zavitan chromosome 5A, WEW_v2.0, whole genome shotgun sequence genomic DNA carries:
- the LOC119303448 gene encoding pathogenesis-related genes transcriptional activator PTI6-like produces the protein MGMCPADSLAAGRTRRTGSLAPLPKRVCVFFVDADATESESSGDEEVRRGRRRVRKVIDISVKASSQPSPASSVPRRRALLRRRRVAKAGDGGYRRRFRGVRQRPWGKYAAEIRDPSLQKRLWLGTFDTAEEAAAVYDDAAVRLKGSHAVTNFSSSSSSDSDYVASAKPRSPPQAKLRPTGEAAAEAPATVPPSAPSPPSQPEPEEDDADSFNPFASSLTPVLRRAPGEAPRPVDHLYGELSDLASAAPPSKAVEFDWQQPWWDSEPKATEFDWQLPWWESEDFVMPPAASAVSVI, from the coding sequence ATGGGGATGTGTCCTGCCGACTCCCTCGCCGCCGGCCGGACCCGCCGCACTGGGTCCCTCGCTCCCCTGCCCAAGCGCGTCTGCGTCTTCTTCGTGGACGCCGACGCCACCGAGTCCGAGTCCTCGGGGGACGAAGAGGTCAGGCGCGGCAGGCGGCGCGTGCGGAAGGTCATCGACATCAGCGTGAAGGCCTCCTCTCAGCCGTCTCCGGCGTCGTCCGTCCCGCGGAGACGGGctctgctgcggcggcggcgggtggccaaGGCCGGCGACGGCGGCTACCGTCGGCGGTTCCGTGGCGTGCGGCAAAGGCCGTGGGGCAAGTACGCCGCGGAGATCCGCGACCCGAGCCTGCAGAAGCGGCTGTggctcggcaccttcgacaccgccgAGGAGGCTGCCGCCGTGTACGACGACGCGGCCGTGCGCCTCAAGGGATCCCACGCCGTCACCAACTTCTCGTCCAGCTCCAGCTCCGACTCCGACTACGTCGCGTCCGCCAAGCCCCGCTCCCCGCCGCAGGCCAAGCTCCGTCCTACCGGGGAAGCAGCAGCAGAGGCCCCCGCGACCGTTCCCCCTtccgcgccgtcgccgccctcgCAGCCCGAGCCCGAGGAGGACGACGCCGACTCGTTCAACCCGTTCGCCTCGTCCCTCACCCCCGTCCTCCGTCGCGCGCCCGGCGAGGCGCCCCGTCCAGTGGACCACCTGTACGGGGAGCTCAGCGACCTGGCCTCGGCCGCTCCGCCGTCCAAGGCGGTGGAGTTCGACTGGCAGCAGCCGTGGTGGGACAGCGAACCGAAGGCGACGGAGTTCGACTGGCAGCTGCCGTGGTGGGAGAGCGAGGACTTCGTGATGCCGCCGGCGGCGAGCGCCGTCAGCGTGATATGA